In Dysgonomonadaceae bacterium zrk40, one genomic interval encodes:
- a CDS encoding BNR repeat-containing protein, which translates to MKRLLTLLALLLPLSAAYPQKLVDTGGNGYAGNSVNTAIFRINSLVTHHDNQYIAFYDGDGYLVLGKRRVDSENWTLCVTQQKGNVKDAHNVISIMVDGEGYLHVAFDHHDTPLRYFRGVRPGSLIMGEPEQMTGLDEDRVTYPGFYRLPDGDLLFTYRSGASGRGNLVMNRYDTASKKWERLHDILIDGEEERSAYWQMFVDKKGSIHLSWVWRETWDVATNHDLCYARSDDGGVSWIKSSGDPYRLPITAENAEYAWLIPQGSELINQTSMSADRKGNPYIAGYWRDQGSDIPQYRLVWFDGIRWQQQQVAERKISFSLSGGGTKMIPISRPHLAIGEKRGRNIIHYLFRDVERGSRVSLAKNVSGTKSGWEVMDLTDFSVDAWEPSFDTELWKEKQKLHLYVQRSSQGDGEKSTDLEPQPVYLLEYE; encoded by the coding sequence ATGAAGAGATTGCTGACGTTGCTTGCCCTGTTGCTGCCACTATCCGCCGCTTACCCACAAAAGTTGGTTGATACGGGGGGAAATGGTTATGCGGGGAATTCTGTGAATACGGCCATCTTCCGCATCAACTCACTGGTGACCCACCATGACAATCAGTATATCGCCTTTTACGATGGTGATGGATACCTGGTCCTGGGAAAAAGAAGAGTGGACTCCGAAAACTGGACTCTTTGTGTGACGCAGCAGAAGGGGAATGTGAAGGATGCACACAACGTGATCAGCATCATGGTAGATGGGGAGGGTTATCTTCATGTGGCGTTCGACCATCATGATACCCCCCTCCGCTATTTCAGAGGTGTAAGGCCCGGATCACTCATTATGGGAGAACCGGAGCAGATGACCGGACTGGATGAGGATCGGGTCACCTATCCCGGTTTCTACCGCCTACCTGACGGGGATTTGCTCTTTACCTACCGTTCGGGTGCAAGCGGGAGGGGTAACCTGGTGATGAATCGTTACGATACTGCATCTAAGAAATGGGAGCGGCTGCATGACATTCTTATCGACGGAGAAGAGGAGCGAAGTGCTTACTGGCAAATGTTTGTTGATAAAAAGGGGAGCATCCATCTTTCATGGGTCTGGCGTGAGACTTGGGATGTGGCCACCAACCATGATCTCTGTTATGCCCGCTCAGATGATGGCGGCGTGAGCTGGATAAAGTCAAGCGGTGATCCTTACCGGCTGCCCATCACCGCTGAGAATGCCGAATATGCATGGCTGATACCCCAGGGAAGCGAATTGATCAATCAGACCAGCATGAGTGCCGACCGGAAGGGAAATCCTTACATTGCCGGATACTGGAGAGATCAGGGGAGCGATATACCGCAATATAGACTGGTATGGTTCGATGGAATAAGATGGCAACAACAGCAGGTAGCAGAGAGAAAGATTTCGTTTTCCCTCTCCGGTGGCGGCACGAAGATGATTCCCATCTCGCGTCCCCATCTCGCGATCGGTGAGAAGCGTGGACGTAACATCATCCACTATCTTTTTCGCGATGTAGAGCGTGGGAGCAGGGTGTCACTGGCGAAAAATGTATCAGGAACAAAGAGCGGTTGGGAGGTGATGGACTTAACAGACTTTTCTGTTGATGCCTGGGAGCCATCTTTTGATACGGAGCTTTGGAAAGAGAAACAGAAGCTGCACCTCTACGTGCAGCGCAGCAGCCAGGGTGATGGTGAAAAAAGCACCGACCTGGAGCCCCAGCCTGTATATCTGCTGGAATATGAGTGA
- a CDS encoding polyphosphate kinase 2 family protein yields MNYDYSKLRVGGGKKVNLKNFATCEDGGFTKKTAKREIKDNIKELKELQEMFYADDRYSLLIILQARDAAGKDGVIRHVMSGINPQGCRVHSFKTPSKNELEHDYFWRHYRALPQRGMIEIFNRSHYENVLATKVNPEWILNERIPGYESVEKIDQQFWDNRYEAINAIEKHLHENGMRILKFFLNVSKEEQKERFLSRIDEPHKNWKFSTADLQVRSQWDAYEEAFEEMLEKTSKPHAPWYVIPADKKFFARMAVGDIILELFRSLDLHYPPAESPELLAEARELLVKE; encoded by the coding sequence ATGAATTACGATTACAGCAAACTGCGTGTTGGAGGCGGCAAAAAAGTAAACCTGAAGAATTTTGCCACTTGCGAGGATGGAGGCTTCACCAAAAAAACGGCGAAGAGAGAGATCAAGGACAACATCAAGGAGCTGAAAGAGTTGCAGGAGATGTTCTACGCTGACGACCGTTACTCGCTGCTGATTATCCTGCAAGCACGTGATGCAGCCGGCAAGGATGGGGTGATTCGCCATGTGATGTCAGGGATCAACCCTCAGGGATGTCGCGTGCACAGCTTCAAGACACCCTCCAAGAACGAGCTCGAGCATGACTACTTCTGGCGTCACTACAGGGCACTGCCGCAGCGCGGCATGATTGAGATCTTTAACCGCTCTCACTATGAGAACGTGCTGGCTACGAAGGTGAACCCGGAGTGGATTCTCAACGAGCGTATCCCCGGCTACGAGTCGGTGGAGAAGATTGATCAACAGTTCTGGGACAACCGTTACGAAGCCATCAACGCCATCGAGAAGCATCTTCATGAGAACGGTATGCGCATCCTCAAGTTCTTCCTGAATGTCTCCAAAGAGGAGCAGAAAGAGCGTTTCCTCTCCCGCATCGATGAGCCCCACAAGAATTGGAAGTTCAGCACTGCCGATCTTCAGGTACGTTCACAGTGGGATGCATACGAGGAGGCGTTTGAAGAGATGCTGGAGAAGACTTCCAAGCCGCACGCTCCCTGGTATGTCATCCCTGCAGACAAGAAATTCTTTGCCCGTATGGCCGTTGGGGATATCATCCTGGAGCTTTTCCGTTCGCTCGACCTACACTATCCACCAGCAGAGTCGCCGGAGCTGCTTGCCGAAGCAAGAGAATTGTTGGTGAAGGAATAG
- a CDS encoding S41 family peptidase — MNKYLPITLLSVFLLSGNAFSQFRPSPEGLKIERSLQMINGLYVDDVDTKELAEAAIRAMLRELDPHSTYLSEEEVKAMNEPLQGNFEGIGISFNMVTDTLYVMEVIGGGPSQKVGIMPGDKFITVNDTLIAGVKMTNQDVISRLRGPKGTIALVKVQRRGVPELLTFRIVRDKIPITSIDAAYMVTDEIGYIRLSRFGITSGEEFREAERNLKKMGMKHLIFDLTDNGGGILQTANEIASEFLDDDKLIVYTEGKNQPRFTMNASGKGEFKGGKVVVLVNSNSASASEILAGALQDWDRAVIVGRRTFGKGLVQRQLPLPDGTMIRLTVARYYTPTGRSIQKPYVPGDPDEYQQDFMNRFEHGELFAADSIRFPDSLKYTTLVNKRTVYGGGGIMPDYFVPMDTTGTMLHARLNANGVINKVAISEVDRKRKELLRSYPDARSFARDYQVSALLAEKIEQQALTDSVEWDVDQYEASRSLILLQLKALIGRDLYDSSAFFRIINEQNEIFQEGLRIISDEQRYGSLLKGFGSNFTQQ, encoded by the coding sequence ATGAACAAATATCTTCCGATAACTTTGCTAAGCGTCTTCCTCCTGTCGGGAAACGCTTTTTCTCAATTCAGACCCTCACCCGAAGGGTTGAAGATCGAACGGTCACTTCAGATGATCAACGGGCTCTACGTGGATGACGTGGATACCAAGGAGCTTGCAGAGGCTGCTATCCGTGCCATGCTCAGGGAGCTGGACCCTCACTCCACCTATCTCTCGGAAGAGGAGGTGAAAGCGATGAACGAGCCGCTGCAGGGTAACTTTGAGGGGATCGGCATCTCCTTCAACATGGTAACAGACACCCTCTATGTGATGGAGGTGATTGGTGGTGGTCCCTCGCAGAAGGTTGGCATCATGCCGGGCGACAAGTTCATCACCGTGAACGACACACTTATTGCCGGGGTGAAGATGACCAACCAGGATGTGATCAGCCGACTGCGGGGTCCCAAAGGTACCATCGCGCTGGTGAAGGTACAACGACGCGGTGTGCCTGAGTTGCTCACTTTCCGCATCGTGCGAGATAAGATACCCATTACCAGTATCGACGCCGCTTACATGGTGACCGATGAGATTGGCTACATCCGTCTCAGTCGCTTTGGGATCACTTCGGGAGAGGAGTTCCGGGAGGCAGAAAGAAATCTCAAGAAAATGGGGATGAAACATCTGATCTTCGATCTTACCGACAACGGCGGTGGTATCCTGCAAACAGCAAATGAGATTGCGAGTGAGTTCCTTGATGACGACAAGCTAATTGTATACACAGAAGGAAAGAATCAGCCACGTTTCACCATGAATGCCAGCGGCAAGGGAGAGTTCAAAGGTGGCAAGGTGGTGGTGCTGGTAAACAGTAACTCCGCATCAGCCAGTGAGATCCTGGCCGGAGCGTTACAGGACTGGGACAGGGCTGTGATCGTGGGGCGCAGGACCTTCGGAAAAGGTTTGGTGCAGCGACAACTTCCACTTCCTGACGGAACCATGATACGGCTCACCGTAGCCCGTTACTACACCCCCACCGGGAGAAGTATCCAGAAACCCTACGTGCCGGGCGATCCGGATGAATATCAGCAGGATTTCATGAACCGGTTTGAACATGGAGAACTTTTTGCTGCAGACAGCATCCGTTTTCCCGACTCACTTAAATACACAACCCTGGTGAACAAACGAACCGTTTACGGTGGCGGTGGGATCATGCCAGATTACTTTGTACCGATGGACACCACTGGTACCATGCTCCATGCCCGTCTCAATGCCAATGGAGTCATCAACAAGGTGGCCATCTCGGAGGTGGACAGGAAACGTAAAGAGTTGCTGCGCAGCTATCCCGATGCACGTTCCTTCGCTAGGGATTATCAGGTCTCCGCCCTGCTGGCTGAAAAAATTGAACAGCAGGCGTTGACCGACAGCGTTGAGTGGGATGTGGATCAGTATGAAGCGTCCCGTTCCTTGATCCTCTTACAGCTTAAGGCGCTGATCGGTAGAGACTTGTACGACTCCTCCGCATTCTTTCGCATCATCAATGAGCAGAATGAGATTTTCCAAGAGGGACTCCGGATTATCTCAGACGAACAACGCTATGGGTCTCTATTAAAAGGGTTCGGCAGCAATTTTACACAACAATAA